A region from the Dasypus novemcinctus isolate mDasNov1 chromosome Y unlocalized genomic scaffold, mDasNov1.1.hap2 SUPER_Y_unloc_1, whole genome shotgun sequence genome encodes:
- the LOC139438592 gene encoding testis-specific Y-encoded protein 3-like: MSAIITDQDVDMLSYMINWEVEEFNHPRKSCKITFSFWSNPYFENEAIIKIYDITITGYWEFYSTPIQWFHTFEHQAYNCTHHCTNFKLFNLFSDHNFAESDRIAEIVCEDLWLNPLQHYPRMEEARRGNREADR, encoded by the exons ATGTCAGCCATCATCACTGACCAAGATGTGGACATGCTCAGCTACATGATCAATTGGGAG GTGGAAGAATTCAACCATCCCAGGAAGAGCTGCAAGAtcacattttccttttggagcaacccctactttgaaaatgaagccatcATTAAGATTTACGACATTACCATCACTG GATACTGGGAATTTTACTCCACTCCGATCCAATGGTTCCACACTTTTGAACACCAGGCCTACAACTGCACTCACCACTGCACCAACTTTAAGCTTTTTAActtgttctctgaccacaacttTGCAGAATCTGATAGGATTGCTGAG ATCGTCTGTGAGGATCTCTGGCTGAATCCCCTGCAACACTACCCAAGGATGGAAGAGGCAAGAAGAGGGAACAGAGAGGCAGACAGGTGA